A part of Paenarthrobacter sp. A20 genomic DNA contains:
- a CDS encoding helix-turn-helix transcriptional regulator, translating to MDELEALQTIGRLIKEERLAQGLSQVQLAKQAGTAIKTVRTLESGTRRTQEINQRKLEHALGWRAGSVSEVLKGKSSFAPEMITPDDMRSGDEPRQGPPRIAVPAAPIARASHLSDEELLAELTYRMMHRNRG from the coding sequence GTGGATGAACTTGAAGCACTGCAGACTATCGGCCGACTGATCAAGGAAGAACGCCTGGCGCAAGGCTTGAGCCAGGTGCAGTTGGCCAAGCAGGCAGGCACCGCCATCAAGACCGTCCGCACGTTGGAATCGGGCACGCGGCGCACCCAGGAAATCAACCAGCGCAAGCTGGAACACGCGTTGGGTTGGCGGGCCGGCTCCGTCTCAGAGGTCCTCAAAGGAAAATCCAGCTTTGCGCCGGAAATGATCACCCCCGACGACATGCGTTCGGGCGACGAACCGCGTCAGGGGCCTCCGCGCATAGCAGTACCCGCCGCTCCCATCGCCCGGGCTTCGCACCTCTCCGACGAAGAACTCCTCGCAGAGCTCACCTACCGGATGATGCACCGCAACAGGGGCTAG
- a CDS encoding ABC transporter substrate-binding protein, with protein sequence MKKTKYLLPVAAAGVLALTLSACSGDGGGGGSTAGSDNCSAYESYGKHDGKTVSVYSTIVDIEATNLEESWKQFEDCTGITIKYEGSKEFETQIGVRAQSGTAPDVAIFPQPGLLATQARAGYLKPAPKTVSDLVDKNWSPDWKKYGTVDGTYYAAPMLANVKGFVWYAPKTFKDKGWEVPKTWDEMIDLSKKIAADDKNMKPWCAGFESGEATGWPGTDWIEDVVLRAHGPEVYDQWVAHQIPFNDPKIVESFDKAGDILLNQDMVNGGFGDVRSILSTGFAQAGQPVLDGTCAMHHQANFQAANWPAGTNVAEDGDVWAFITPPIDESKGKAVTGGGEMVGAYKDTAEVQSFLAYLASADFANNRVKLGGVVSANKGLDPNNAQSDLDKLTVKILQDPETVFRFDGSDLMPSAVGSNSFWKGIVQWINGTSSQDVANSIESSWPKS encoded by the coding sequence ATGAAGAAAACCAAGTACCTGCTACCGGTCGCAGCCGCCGGTGTTCTGGCACTTACCCTCTCAGCCTGTAGCGGAGATGGTGGTGGTGGGGGATCCACCGCCGGCTCGGATAACTGCTCCGCCTACGAAAGCTACGGCAAGCACGACGGCAAGACCGTCTCCGTCTACTCGACGATCGTCGATATCGAAGCCACCAACCTCGAGGAATCCTGGAAGCAGTTTGAAGACTGCACGGGAATCACCATCAAGTACGAAGGCAGCAAGGAATTCGAAACGCAGATCGGCGTCCGGGCCCAGTCCGGCACCGCTCCTGACGTGGCAATCTTCCCGCAGCCCGGTCTTCTTGCAACCCAGGCCCGGGCCGGGTACTTGAAGCCTGCTCCCAAGACCGTCTCCGACCTCGTGGACAAGAACTGGTCCCCGGACTGGAAGAAGTACGGCACCGTGGACGGAACGTACTACGCGGCCCCGATGCTTGCGAACGTCAAGGGCTTCGTTTGGTACGCGCCCAAGACCTTCAAGGACAAGGGCTGGGAAGTCCCCAAGACGTGGGACGAAATGATCGATTTGTCCAAGAAGATCGCGGCAGATGACAAGAACATGAAGCCGTGGTGTGCCGGATTCGAGTCCGGTGAGGCTACGGGTTGGCCCGGCACTGACTGGATCGAAGACGTCGTCCTGCGTGCCCACGGCCCCGAGGTCTACGATCAGTGGGTTGCCCACCAGATTCCGTTCAACGACCCCAAGATCGTGGAGTCCTTCGATAAGGCCGGCGACATCCTGCTCAACCAGGACATGGTCAACGGCGGCTTCGGTGACGTCCGCTCGATCCTGAGCACCGGCTTCGCCCAGGCTGGCCAGCCGGTCCTGGATGGTACGTGCGCGATGCACCACCAGGCCAACTTCCAGGCCGCCAACTGGCCTGCAGGAACCAACGTTGCCGAGGACGGCGATGTGTGGGCCTTCATCACCCCGCCGATTGACGAAAGCAAGGGCAAGGCAGTCACCGGTGGCGGAGAGATGGTTGGAGCGTACAAGGACACCGCAGAGGTCCAGTCGTTCCTGGCCTACCTGGCAAGCGCCGACTTTGCCAACAACCGCGTCAAGCTGGGCGGCGTTGTCAGTGCAAACAAGGGCCTGGACCCCAACAACGCACAGTCCGACCTCGACAAACTGACCGTCAAGATCCTCCAGGACCCCGAGACTGTCTTCCGTTTCGATGGCTCGGACCTCATGCCGAGTGCAGTTGGTTCCAACTCGTTCTGGAAGGGCATCGTGCAGTGGATCAACGGCACGTCTTCCCAGGATGTTGCCAACAGCATCGAGTCCAGCTGGCCTAAGAGCTAA
- a CDS encoding carbohydrate ABC transporter permease, translated as MEFIGGKLLQVVIALAIFAAVIGIIMLVVDRAPKSVKDRVTVAGFLAPAAILMLVGLVYPAIRTSTLAFTDASGNGNGFDNFVWMFTQPEALTTLRNTVIWTVLVPLLSTSFGLAYAVFIDKARGEKVLKSLVFMPMAISFVGAGIIWKLVYDYRGPGIEQTGVLNFFRDALGMDPKQFLLDAPENTFFLIIVMVWIQTGFAMVILSAAIKGVPVELVEAARLDGANAWQQFRNVTIPGIRGALVVVLTTITIATLKVFDIVRTMTAGNYDTSVVANEMYTQAFRAGEPGRGAALALVLFLMVLPIVVYNARVLRKQREIH; from the coding sequence ATGGAATTTATCGGAGGAAAACTCCTTCAAGTAGTGATAGCCCTGGCGATATTCGCAGCGGTTATCGGCATCATCATGCTGGTGGTGGACAGGGCACCGAAATCGGTCAAGGACAGGGTTACCGTGGCCGGCTTCCTTGCCCCGGCCGCAATCCTTATGCTGGTGGGCCTGGTGTATCCCGCGATCCGCACATCAACGCTGGCCTTCACCGATGCCAGCGGCAATGGCAACGGATTCGACAACTTCGTCTGGATGTTCACGCAGCCGGAGGCTCTGACCACGCTGCGGAACACCGTCATCTGGACTGTCCTGGTTCCCCTGCTGTCCACGAGCTTTGGACTCGCCTACGCAGTCTTCATCGACAAGGCCAGGGGCGAGAAAGTACTGAAGTCCTTGGTCTTCATGCCGATGGCCATCTCGTTTGTGGGCGCCGGCATCATCTGGAAGCTTGTGTACGACTACCGTGGTCCTGGCATTGAGCAAACCGGTGTCCTCAACTTCTTCCGCGACGCCCTGGGAATGGACCCGAAGCAGTTCCTCCTGGACGCCCCGGAAAACACGTTCTTCCTGATCATCGTGATGGTCTGGATCCAGACCGGCTTTGCCATGGTGATCCTTTCGGCCGCCATCAAGGGTGTCCCGGTGGAACTCGTCGAGGCAGCCCGCCTTGATGGAGCGAACGCCTGGCAGCAGTTCCGCAACGTCACCATTCCGGGTATCCGTGGAGCACTGGTGGTGGTGCTGACCACCATCACCATCGCCACCCTGAAGGTGTTCGACATCGTCCGGACCATGACTGCCGGAAACTACGACACTTCTGTTGTGGCCAACGAAATGTACACACAGGCCTTCCGCGCAGGTGAGCCGGGACGCGGTGCCGCATTGGCGCTGGTCCTGTTCCTGATGGTTCTGCCCATCGTCGTGTACAACGCTCGAGTCCTTCGCAAGCAAAGGGAGATCCATTGA
- a CDS encoding carbohydrate ABC transporter permease, with the protein MTATPAPKEASKATRQRPGSDPTEDAQPIMRRVKTKLTSKWATAAAIVIAVVWSVPTFGLFVTSFRPAAKQVGPRSNGWWNAFVDWDFTFKNYTDVLTPAGSQSANLSQYFVNSIAIVIPVTIFVLVLASMAAYVFAWGKFKGRDALFIFVFALQIIPLQMALIPLLQFFTQTLHLPAGSYAQLWIAHTMFGLPLGIFLLHNFISEIPGEVIEAARVDGAGHSTIFWRIILPLSVPALASLAIFQFLWVWNDLLVALVFSGGTADVAPITQRLAEISGTRGARDYLNPAAAFVSIIIPLLVFFGLQRYFVRGLLSGGLKG; encoded by the coding sequence TTGACAGCCACGCCAGCCCCGAAAGAGGCCTCGAAGGCCACCCGGCAGCGTCCTGGATCCGACCCTACGGAGGACGCCCAGCCGATCATGCGGAGGGTCAAAACCAAACTGACCTCCAAGTGGGCAACAGCGGCAGCGATCGTTATCGCCGTCGTCTGGTCCGTCCCGACGTTCGGTCTGTTTGTCACCTCGTTCAGGCCGGCTGCCAAGCAAGTTGGACCCCGGTCCAACGGCTGGTGGAATGCCTTTGTGGACTGGGACTTCACGTTCAAGAACTACACGGACGTCCTCACACCGGCCGGCTCACAGTCGGCCAACTTGTCCCAGTACTTCGTCAACTCCATAGCGATCGTCATCCCGGTCACCATCTTTGTGCTGGTGCTGGCATCCATGGCTGCCTACGTGTTCGCCTGGGGCAAGTTCAAGGGGCGGGACGCACTGTTCATCTTCGTCTTTGCCCTGCAGATCATCCCGCTCCAGATGGCGTTGATTCCGCTCCTGCAGTTCTTCACGCAGACCCTGCACCTGCCGGCGGGCTCGTACGCCCAGCTCTGGATCGCCCACACCATGTTCGGTCTTCCGCTGGGTATCTTCCTCCTCCACAACTTCATCTCCGAAATTCCCGGTGAAGTCATCGAGGCGGCAAGGGTCGATGGTGCCGGACACAGCACCATCTTCTGGCGGATCATCCTGCCGCTCTCCGTTCCGGCTCTGGCATCCCTGGCGATCTTCCAGTTCCTGTGGGTCTGGAATGACCTGCTGGTGGCCCTGGTGTTCTCCGGTGGAACAGCGGATGTAGCCCCGATTACGCAGCGTTTGGCGGAGATTTCCGGTACGCGCGGCGCCAGGGACTACTTGAACCCGGCGGCGGCATTCGTTTCCATCATCATCCCGCTCCTGGTGTTCTTCGGCTTGCAGCGCTACTTCGTGCGCGGCCTGCTGTCCGGCGGCCTCAAGGGCTAG
- a CDS encoding LacI family DNA-binding transcriptional regulator gives MSRTTGRSQRGGHTGVSIEDVAAAAGVSTATVSRAVRGLPRVSPATREKILEVASSLGYVASSSASGLATGRTRTIGVLAPFVSRWFFSKAIEGADRELHSRKYNLSLFNLGGHGSNRERLFSSTMVYKQIDALLVLCMSLTEEELEHLHKIDIPLVVVGGHVEDCAYIGINDYDAASTAVRHLLDLGHKDIALLHGDDETDLNFDVPRVRIRAFQEVMADAGLEVRPEWDQWGDFTVASGQQAFNRLWSQPGRKPTAIFCSSDEMAMGVIFEAGRHGVRVPQDLSVIGIDDHDFSSSIGLTTVGQRPDNQAELATKMLLDELDGNPEAVHSEVAPHELIVRETTAPPSA, from the coding sequence GTGTCACGAACAACGGGTAGGTCCCAACGCGGCGGCCACACCGGCGTCAGTATTGAGGACGTCGCTGCAGCCGCTGGCGTCTCGACGGCGACCGTCTCACGGGCGGTGCGGGGACTGCCGCGGGTGTCTCCGGCGACCCGCGAAAAGATCCTCGAAGTTGCCAGTTCGCTGGGATACGTGGCGTCGTCGTCGGCGTCCGGGCTTGCAACGGGCCGCACCCGTACCATCGGCGTCCTGGCACCCTTCGTCAGCCGATGGTTCTTCTCCAAGGCCATCGAGGGCGCGGACCGGGAACTGCATTCCCGCAAGTACAACCTTTCCCTGTTCAACCTTGGTGGCCACGGCAGCAACCGTGAGCGGCTCTTCAGTTCCACCATGGTCTACAAGCAGATCGATGCATTGTTGGTCCTGTGTATGTCCTTGACCGAGGAAGAACTCGAACACCTCCACAAAATCGACATCCCGCTGGTAGTGGTGGGTGGCCATGTTGAAGATTGCGCCTACATCGGCATCAATGATTACGACGCCGCTTCCACGGCCGTGCGGCACCTCCTGGACCTGGGCCACAAGGACATCGCCCTGCTCCACGGCGACGACGAAACGGACCTGAACTTCGACGTCCCCCGGGTGCGGATCCGCGCCTTCCAGGAGGTCATGGCCGACGCCGGGCTGGAAGTCCGCCCCGAATGGGACCAGTGGGGCGATTTCACGGTTGCCAGCGGCCAGCAGGCCTTCAACAGGCTTTGGAGCCAGCCGGGGCGCAAGCCCACGGCCATCTTCTGCTCTTCGGACGAGATGGCGATGGGCGTTATTTTCGAGGCGGGCCGCCACGGGGTCAGGGTGCCGCAGGATCTCTCGGTCATCGGCATTGACGACCACGACTTCTCGTCCTCCATTGGCCTGACCACCGTGGGCCAACGGCCCGACAACCAGGCCGAACTTGCCACGAAAATGCTCCTTGACGAGCTGGACGGCAACCCGGAAGCCGTGCATTCGGAAGTTGCCCCCCATGAGCTGATCGTTCGCGAGACAACAGCCCCGCCAAGCGCCTAA
- a CDS encoding exodeoxyribonuclease III, giving the protein MKIATWNVNSLRARADRVEAWLERSDCDVLAIQETKCKDENFPWELFERMGYEVAHFGVNQWNGVAIASRVGLDDVERTFLDQPAFGKAGKDPAQEARAIAATCGGIRIWSLYVPNGRSLDDEHMPYKIKWLDVLQGHAAEWVKSDSTAQIALMGDWNIAPFDDDVWDIELFRTNNYTHVSEPERAAFHAFEAAGFTDVVRPYTPGPGVYTYWDYTQLRFPKKEGMRIDFCLASPALASRVTGASIDREERKGKGASDHAPVMVELAD; this is encoded by the coding sequence GTGAAGATAGCTACCTGGAATGTGAACTCCCTCCGCGCCCGTGCCGACCGCGTTGAAGCCTGGCTTGAGCGCAGCGACTGCGATGTCCTGGCCATCCAGGAAACCAAATGCAAGGACGAGAACTTCCCGTGGGAGCTCTTTGAGCGCATGGGGTACGAGGTTGCACACTTCGGCGTCAACCAGTGGAACGGGGTGGCCATCGCCTCCCGTGTGGGTTTGGACGATGTGGAGCGCACCTTCCTGGACCAGCCGGCATTCGGCAAGGCAGGCAAGGACCCCGCCCAGGAAGCGCGTGCCATTGCAGCCACCTGCGGCGGCATCCGGATCTGGAGCCTCTACGTTCCCAACGGCCGCTCGTTGGACGACGAACACATGCCGTACAAGATCAAGTGGCTCGACGTCTTGCAGGGCCACGCAGCCGAGTGGGTCAAGTCCGACTCGACCGCCCAGATCGCACTTATGGGTGACTGGAACATCGCCCCGTTCGACGACGACGTGTGGGACATCGAGCTGTTCCGCACCAACAACTACACCCACGTCTCCGAACCCGAGCGCGCCGCCTTCCACGCCTTCGAAGCCGCCGGGTTCACCGACGTCGTCCGCCCTTACACTCCCGGCCCCGGCGTTTACACCTACTGGGACTACACGCAGCTGCGTTTCCCCAAGAAGGAAGGCATGCGCATCGACTTCTGCCTCGCGTCCCCGGCGCTGGCATCGCGTGTCACAGGTGCCTCCATCGACCGTGAGGAACGCAAGGGCAAGGGCGCCTCGGACCACGCTCCCGTGATGGTGGAGCTCGCAGACTAA
- a CDS encoding HdeD family acid-resistance protein, producing the protein MSDAADRKLFKTPGTALIVRGVLAIVFGLLILALPSATAFVVVVMFGFFAIIDGITSLAHYFYDPAGRSRWSIAGGLISIAAGILAIAWPGITAAAVGVLIGLWALVLGLSQIVLSLAARNFVSNWGLWFLTGLITTVFGIVVLVNPGLGFLGVVWMLAGFAILTGLLLIASGIGLRKLADTRPLYGH; encoded by the coding sequence ATGTCGGACGCAGCGGATCGAAAATTGTTCAAGACCCCGGGAACGGCTTTGATCGTCAGGGGTGTCCTCGCCATCGTTTTTGGCCTGTTAATCCTGGCTTTGCCAAGCGCCACGGCGTTCGTTGTGGTTGTGATGTTCGGGTTCTTCGCGATCATCGACGGCATCACCAGCCTGGCCCATTACTTTTATGACCCCGCGGGCCGGTCACGGTGGTCGATTGCCGGTGGCCTCATCTCGATCGCTGCCGGCATCCTGGCCATCGCCTGGCCCGGGATCACGGCAGCGGCCGTAGGCGTCCTCATCGGGTTGTGGGCCCTGGTGCTCGGGCTCTCACAGATTGTCTTGTCCTTGGCTGCCAGGAACTTCGTCAGCAACTGGGGGCTCTGGTTCCTGACCGGGCTCATCACCACGGTGTTCGGGATTGTGGTGCTGGTGAATCCGGGCCTCGGCTTCCTGGGCGTGGTGTGGATGCTGGCAGGGTTCGCGATCCTGACTGGCCTGCTGCTCATTGCCTCAGGCATCGGGCTGCGCAAACTGGCCGATACCCGGCCGTTGTATGGCCACTAG
- a CDS encoding response regulator transcription factor: MTTISVVLVDDHTVVRSGLKALLGTQPDIAVVGEAASGEEALEVAQQHAPDVVLMDLAMGAGMDGIEAIKQLRQRRPKQAVIVFTTYDSDADIVRAVDAGAMGYLLKDAAPAEIFAAVRGAVEGKSVMSAPVASRLFQQLRNPDEILTPREAELLSLLTEGLSNRDLGKRLFISEATVKTHLAHIYAKLGVETRAAAIATAIRREGMR; this comes from the coding sequence GTGACCACCATTTCCGTGGTGCTCGTGGACGACCACACCGTAGTCCGGAGCGGACTCAAGGCGCTTCTGGGCACCCAACCTGATATCGCCGTCGTCGGCGAAGCCGCATCCGGTGAGGAAGCGCTCGAAGTGGCCCAGCAGCACGCACCCGACGTCGTCCTCATGGACCTTGCCATGGGCGCAGGGATGGACGGCATCGAAGCCATCAAACAGCTCCGCCAGCGCAGACCCAAGCAGGCAGTCATCGTGTTCACCACCTATGACTCCGATGCCGATATCGTCCGTGCCGTGGACGCAGGGGCCATGGGCTATTTGCTCAAGGACGCGGCGCCGGCAGAGATCTTCGCAGCGGTCCGTGGCGCTGTGGAGGGTAAGAGCGTGATGAGCGCGCCAGTGGCCTCGCGCCTGTTCCAACAGCTTCGAAATCCGGACGAGATCCTCACCCCGCGCGAAGCCGAACTGCTCAGCCTGCTGACCGAGGGCCTCAGCAACCGCGATCTCGGGAAACGCCTGTTCATCTCCGAGGCAACCGTCAAAACCCACCTCGCCCATATCTACGCCAAACTCGGTGTCGAGACACGGGCTGCAGCAATTGCCACCGCTATCCGGCGCGAGGGGATGCGGTAG
- a CDS encoding sensor histidine kinase, whose protein sequence is MPAAAPRPDTSSRIDGRIDAVVHSGFAVLMVASAVRYVMRHSPADNLWTVALAAAVCALYTVTALLAHRRQPGERRHQLWLAWMIALVAAWAALVVVAPSFAWCSFAIFFLTRTAFRGPAAYVAGGATVAATAVGLFRMSEWTDVAMLLGPLAAGAMLTLIYDKVERGQEQLAVSEREAGIAAERERVSREIHDTVTQGLASSLLLLEAAQRSWPDAANPDVRKATDVLRRNLADTRSLVHELSAPGLEAAPLPEALEHAARQYVDAIRVQVTGDPRLLPSEVRHALLRVTQSAAANIKLHASADHASVTLGYLPDAVTLDVFDDGRGFDPAALPSPSEKGGYGLRAMRQRVEQLGGELSVESAPGEGTIIAAQLPVSPPASSSKEAL, encoded by the coding sequence ATGCCAGCAGCCGCGCCACGGCCGGACACAAGCAGCCGGATCGACGGCCGCATCGACGCCGTCGTGCACTCGGGCTTTGCCGTCCTGATGGTCGCTTCGGCGGTCCGCTACGTCATGCGGCACTCCCCCGCGGACAACCTCTGGACCGTGGCGTTGGCAGCAGCAGTCTGTGCGCTGTACACCGTGACCGCGCTCCTGGCCCATCGGCGGCAACCCGGCGAACGCAGGCACCAGCTGTGGTTGGCATGGATGATCGCTTTGGTTGCAGCGTGGGCCGCGTTGGTGGTGGTCGCCCCGAGCTTCGCGTGGTGTTCCTTCGCCATCTTCTTCCTCACCCGGACGGCCTTCCGCGGGCCGGCCGCGTATGTGGCGGGCGGCGCAACAGTGGCCGCCACCGCCGTCGGACTCTTCCGGATGAGCGAGTGGACGGACGTTGCCATGCTCCTGGGCCCGCTCGCCGCCGGTGCCATGCTCACGTTGATCTATGACAAGGTCGAGCGCGGCCAGGAGCAGCTTGCCGTAAGCGAACGGGAGGCCGGCATCGCCGCGGAACGCGAGCGTGTTTCCCGCGAAATCCACGACACCGTCACCCAAGGCCTGGCTAGCAGCCTGCTCCTCCTGGAGGCAGCACAGCGGTCCTGGCCCGATGCCGCGAACCCTGACGTGCGCAAGGCAACCGATGTGCTGCGACGAAACCTCGCCGACACCCGCAGCCTGGTTCACGAACTCTCCGCCCCGGGCCTGGAGGCCGCGCCCCTCCCCGAGGCGCTGGAACATGCGGCCCGTCAGTACGTCGATGCCATCCGGGTCCAAGTCACCGGAGACCCGAGGCTCCTTCCCTCCGAGGTACGGCACGCCCTTCTGCGCGTGACCCAGAGCGCCGCGGCCAACATCAAGCTGCACGCCAGTGCCGACCACGCCAGCGTGACGCTTGGGTACCTTCCGGATGCGGTGACCTTGGACGTATTCGACGACGGTCGCGGCTTTGACCCCGCAGCGCTGCCATCGCCGTCGGAAAAGGGCGGTTACGGGCTGAGGGCCATGCGGCAACGGGTGGAACAGTTGGGCGGAGAATTGTCGGTGGAAAGCGCGCCGGGAGAAGGCACCATTATCGCGGCGCAGCTGCCTGTCAGCCCGCCGGCCAGTTCTTCCAAGGAGGCCCTGTGA
- a CDS encoding heme-binding protein: MKKSNKMIAAAAAGALLLTGGVTAVANAVAPAAAPVAAPVKVAADVQPAPENVVAQNRITVGASSKAVNAALAKCQADKLPFVTVALVDRFGTVQALLRGDNAAEHTIEAAKQKAYTAAAFGAPTSELAKRINGNGPSIADLPGTLFLAGGVPLKVNGVSVAGIGVGGAPDGALDEACATAGAEALAVAAK, from the coding sequence GTGAAGAAGTCCAACAAGATGATTGCCGCCGCCGCAGCCGGAGCACTGTTGCTTACCGGCGGTGTTACAGCCGTGGCCAATGCCGTTGCGCCTGCCGCCGCGCCGGTTGCCGCCCCCGTCAAGGTCGCAGCCGACGTTCAGCCTGCACCGGAGAACGTCGTGGCCCAGAACCGCATCACCGTGGGAGCTTCGAGCAAGGCCGTGAACGCCGCGCTCGCCAAGTGCCAGGCTGACAAACTGCCTTTCGTGACAGTGGCCCTGGTGGACCGGTTCGGCACCGTTCAGGCGCTCCTCCGTGGTGACAACGCCGCCGAGCACACCATTGAGGCGGCCAAGCAGAAGGCGTACACGGCGGCTGCGTTCGGTGCTCCCACCAGTGAACTGGCCAAGCGCATCAATGGCAACGGACCCTCGATTGCCGACCTCCCCGGCACCCTGTTCCTGGCCGGTGGCGTCCCGCTGAAGGTCAACGGTGTTTCGGTGGCCGGCATCGGCGTGGGTGGAGCACCGGACGGTGCCCTGGACGAAGCCTGCGCCACCGCCGGCGCTGAGGCCTTGGCCGTGGCAGCGAAGTAG
- a CDS encoding ankyrin repeat domain-containing protein gives MVGAGLLVLALLSGCTTATAPPSGAQPSSPSPTQAAPTSAAPSSVGPGPASSAAAPPQLSPEAQIKTDRLLILAAKANDVVKVRELIAAGGNVNAKDDIQDSAFLYAGAEGFNEVLQLTLGAGADVRSINRYGGTALIPASEHGHTDTVRILIAAGVPVDHVNNLGWTAMQEAILLNNGGPNQQDVVRQLLAAGANPDIRDPQGRTALQNAERLGFAEIAALIRG, from the coding sequence GTGGTTGGGGCGGGATTGCTGGTGCTCGCGCTGCTGTCCGGATGTACGACGGCGACAGCCCCGCCGTCCGGCGCGCAGCCTTCCAGCCCGAGCCCGACTCAAGCAGCTCCCACCTCAGCCGCACCGTCGAGCGTGGGCCCTGGCCCGGCGTCGTCGGCTGCCGCGCCGCCCCAACTGTCACCGGAGGCCCAGATCAAAACCGACCGTCTCCTGATCCTCGCCGCGAAAGCCAACGATGTTGTGAAGGTCCGTGAACTGATCGCGGCCGGTGGCAACGTCAACGCGAAGGATGACATCCAGGACTCAGCGTTCCTCTACGCGGGAGCCGAAGGATTCAACGAGGTCCTTCAGCTGACGTTGGGTGCCGGGGCGGATGTTCGCAGCATCAACCGATACGGCGGCACTGCCCTGATCCCGGCGAGCGAACACGGGCACACGGACACTGTGCGCATCCTCATCGCGGCGGGCGTTCCTGTGGACCACGTGAACAACCTGGGATGGACCGCCATGCAGGAAGCCATCCTGCTCAACAACGGCGGACCCAACCAGCAGGACGTGGTCCGGCAGCTCCTCGCTGCGGGAGCCAACCCGGATATCCGTGACCCCCAAGGCCGAACCGCCCTGCAGAACGCAGAGCGGCTCGGGTTTGCGGAGATCGCGGCGCTGATCCGGGGTTAG
- a CDS encoding acetyl-CoA acetyltransferase has protein sequence MSLKDQFGKDILLTGWGHSKFGKLTDDTLESLIVQVAGEAISNSGLDPKDIDEIYLGQFNSGMQPLGFTSSLALQLSADLGNVPATRTENACASGSAAFQQGVKAVLAGTARNVLVIGAEKMTDAGADVVGAALLGASYEMAGKASSTGFTGLFAEVAKHYGKRYGSSIDAEKYPGGLGDILGSIAAKNHHNGMDNPYAQMHRDFGVEFCRTISDKNPMVAEPLRRTDCSPVSDGAAAVVLSTSATGGATAPVRLAGFGHANDFFPAEKRDPTEFASTRASWERAFTMAGVGIEGLDFAEVHDCFTIAELIMYEAMGLTPRGEGSRAVQEGWVYKDGKLPINVSGGLKAKGHPVGATGVSQHVISAMQLSGTAGDMQLPNARRGAVQNMGGVGIANYVSVLESV, from the coding sequence ATGAGCCTGAAAGACCAGTTCGGCAAGGACATCCTGCTCACGGGATGGGGACACAGCAAGTTCGGCAAGCTGACGGACGACACCCTGGAATCACTAATTGTCCAGGTTGCGGGGGAAGCAATCAGCAACTCCGGGCTCGACCCCAAGGACATCGACGAGATCTACCTGGGCCAGTTCAATTCCGGCATGCAGCCCCTGGGATTCACGTCGTCCCTGGCGCTCCAACTCTCAGCGGACCTGGGCAATGTCCCGGCCACCCGCACTGAGAACGCCTGCGCTTCAGGATCCGCGGCGTTCCAGCAGGGCGTGAAAGCAGTGCTCGCCGGAACAGCACGCAACGTTTTGGTGATCGGCGCAGAGAAAATGACCGACGCCGGCGCAGATGTGGTGGGAGCAGCCCTCCTCGGTGCTTCGTATGAAATGGCCGGCAAGGCATCCAGCACCGGATTCACGGGCTTGTTCGCAGAGGTGGCCAAGCATTACGGGAAGCGCTACGGGTCCAGCATCGACGCTGAAAAGTACCCCGGTGGCCTCGGCGACATCCTCGGTTCCATCGCCGCCAAGAACCACCACAACGGCATGGACAACCCGTACGCCCAGATGCACCGCGACTTCGGCGTAGAGTTCTGCCGGACTATTTCCGACAAGAACCCCATGGTGGCCGAGCCCTTGCGCCGCACGGACTGTTCGCCGGTATCGGACGGTGCCGCCGCCGTCGTGCTCTCAACGTCGGCAACCGGGGGCGCAACCGCACCTGTGCGCTTGGCTGGTTTTGGCCACGCGAACGACTTTTTCCCGGCAGAGAAGCGCGATCCCACCGAATTCGCCTCCACCAGGGCGTCGTGGGAGCGCGCCTTCACCATGGCGGGCGTCGGCATCGAGGGGTTGGATTTCGCCGAGGTGCACGACTGCTTCACCATCGCCGAGCTCATCATGTACGAGGCCATGGGGCTGACACCGCGCGGCGAAGGCAGCCGTGCCGTCCAGGAGGGTTGGGTCTACAAGGACGGCAAGCTGCCCATCAACGTTTCCGGCGGCCTGAAAGCGAAGGGCCACCCCGTCGGCGCCACAGGTGTCTCGCAGCACGTCATCTCGGCCATGCAACTGAGCGGAACCGCAGGGGACATGCAACTGCCCAACGCGCGCCGCGGTGCCGTGCAGAACATGGGCGGCGTGGGCATCGCGAACTACGTGAGCGTGCTGGAGTCTGTCTAA